The genomic stretch ccgagggattgtgggtggccaaccatgggatgcccaagatcaccgggaacttcggggaggcgatcagTGAGAAGTGGATCTTTTCGCGGTGATCGggttctatgaggagttgtagttcggtggtctcgtgagtggccggccccgagaagagtggggatccgtcgacggtttccaggtcaacgggggctgccttgattgtcagtggaatgttcttttcgcgggcgaaggttaggtccatgaaCTTCCCTCTGAccccggagtctaacatcgctgaacaggggagtCATCGCCCCTCAATGTCGATGAGGATGGTgacgatgaagtgggatccaagagccgccgtgttgttattttcagAGGCTGCTGTCggggttggagtctgtggttgctcctttagttccgtgacggcaatagtctttcggatcttatgaggacatttgatggcaaaatgacctggctccccacagtagaggcagaggttttcggccatctctccttctcagctgtggatagagacctacgtagagcgtCGACCTGCAGTTGCTGACTGGGGGTCGCGCTgggcggtggaagagaaggagtaattgggtctgtggtccaaggaccagagtctttctttcttcctctcggagagtctttgatctatccggatgcataactgaatgaagtcatccagatcgtccggggcctcaactctggTGAGTTCGTCTTTTATTAATTCAGACAGGCCTCaccggaattggctcctctgtgccgctgggttccaggtggtgtccgtgactcaacggcgaaactcagcggtgtattgggcgacggagcgtctcccttgctgcagactatgtagtcgcgcctcggctgtcgcacagcagttggggtcgtcgaagacttggctcatggcggtgatgaagttgtttaggttgttcaggagctgactgttagtctccacgtatggtgatgcccatgctaatgcatcatccgtcaggagattgaccatgaatagcaccttctttttctcggtggtgaagggggccgggtacatctgaaaatagatgcggcattggtttagaaacccccgatactgGCGTCTGTCGCCACCAAATCTTGATGGGAGTGGCagttgcctctgtagttcaataatctcgctctgttggctttggactacgccttggagctgggcaaatttctcctgatatttagtaccaaattcttgaagttcgGAGACCCgcttacgcagagtggccattgcggactccatagtgggctgattattctgtaacagtcctacgggctcacctgagtcagaggacagctggctggcgGTACGAGTGGTGCCTAGTGACAAGGACCGTaggcaggtagtaggtgcaggaagtctggcagaggcgtagtcggtaggcaggcggtgggtcaggacaggcggcagtaagcgtggtcagacaatccggatggcaacggtggtagcagttcagtaggtagggacaaagcagaagagtagtcagtagtcaattcctggtcagcagtggatttccagtagtagcaagagcagcagatgagtagacgcttgatcaaggctcaggagttCAATAATCAACAAActggagtgcaaggggctggacttacaTGTGTGGCCACCATGTTCTCCAGACTTGTCcacattagatttttttctgtggggaaaattaaaatagaaaatgtccacTAGCAAACCACAAGGATGACCTCAAGGAAAACATCCCAAACACTATCTGCAGCATCGCTGCTAAAGATCTGAAAGCAGTttcagccaacataatccaatgtgcccaaagatgcatagatgtgaacggggaccactttcagcatcttttttgACTTGtggataattaaaaaaatatataaaatccacttgctcattcatcttgtcatactattgctGGAAGCaggctactttttttttatactgatgatcttcaggataggtcatcagtatctgattggtgggggtctaattCCCAGCACCCTGACAAGCTGTTTGAAGAACCTGTGTCACCTTGGTaagcactgcggcctcttcctaggtcagtgaggtcacattcatcggtcacatggcctaggcacagctcagtcacattcaagtgaatgaggatgAGCTGCAATAATGTGGACTGCTGATATCCAATGGAggatgctgtgcttggtaagctgcatggAGGCTGCAGTGTCCACCAGAGagatgcagcctcttcaaacagcttgtcggtgggggtgctgggagtcgtgCCCCTACTGATCACAGACAGTATTATATACTCAACCCATTTAATGTCATGTTATATCCCTAATAAATGCTCATATTTTTACATAGTACCACGTATGGGCGTAACCATTGCCGTCATAGCACTAGCTATGGATCCCAGAGGTTGGGGGGTCCTATCAGGTGCAAGCATATTGTACCTTTTTGTAGGGAATAACAATATTTTGCTATGatgtgggttttctgatatatGATTCTATTATACATATCTTGAATTATTTCAacttatgctgctgttttaattTGCTTACACTAGGTGGGGGGCACTGtcttattttgctatggggccctatgaattatagttacaCCCTGGTACCACAGACGCTGACATTCAATAAACAGGCCTAAGCCACACATCTCCGCCCTAATTCCTCCATTGCACACTCATCACTTTAACAGTACAGCATTTTGTTATCAGAGCTATACTGACCTCTAGAAAACTGATTATTAGCCATTTCTGTTAAATTATATACAATCTGTGAATGAAGGAATTGCATTGCAGGTTTTAGTGCATACACTATCGTCCACTGTAAGCTTTAAGTGAAAATTACCAGTCTAACCACACAGGCATGAAATGTTCAACCAACGTCAACCAAGGAACATAGGACATATAGGGAACATTAATCTGGAAGATAATTAACGGACAATGACATAAATGTGGTCTAAACTGAAGCTATAGACCAGTTTCCATAggatcattattatttatttgagagTGCCATTAATTCCATAGAGCTGTACATCAAGAGGGGTTTACATACATAATAGAAAATTACAAGAAACtagtaacagactggtacagagggggagaggaccctgcccacctGTCAGCATTTAAACAATTGcgtgcctgtgttgattcggcgcaggcgctctgagataaggaggctcgcctcctcagcactccctcagtgcgcctgcaccgataacgtcaccgaaagagaaggcgcacgatttttgaaatgctgacagggccagccggaggaggagatcgcggctggccctgttaatcaacaagaggagggggcggttttctgcggctgctaccagcaagtagacgccctacttgctggtagaacggtaattagcatatcataaaagtaagttttttgctaaatctactgaacgaaaattattaataacataaggtatagcaatatggcaggatagggattataagtacacaaaaaaaaaacatcagtttagtggggtgacagaagccctttaacaaccggatctggagaacctgagggaactggctgaatcccatgcctgctggggagggttcagaagagggcaactaaagtaataactggaatggggcaactacagtaccctgaaagattattaaaattagggttattcaaagacgactgaggggagatctaattactatgtataaatatatcaggggtcagtacagagatctatcccatcagctatttatccccaggactgtgacgaggggacatcctctgcgtctggaggaaagaaggtttgtacacaaacatagaaaaggattctttacggtaagagcagtgagactatggaactctctgcctgaggaggtggtgatggtgagtacaataaaggaattcaagaggggcctggatgtatttctggtgcgtaataatattacaggctatagctactagagaggggtcgttgatccagggagttattctgattgcctgattggagtcgggaaggaattcttttcccctaaagtgaggaaaattggcttctacctcacagtttttttttttttttgcctttctctggatgaacttgcaggataacaggctgagctGGCCTGTTATAAACTGTTACCATGTTACAAGGGAAGAGGGAAGAAACCGTAGGCTAGGATTACAGGCCTGGTGTGTTCCTGCAACCGGGATAAATACTGTACCCTAAAATACTGTAACGTTTGGAAAGAAAGGTAAGAAGTGAAgattaaaaaaaaggaagacttcaaaccaaacgttgctgtCAGATGAAGCACTGCGGTCACAGATGGAGatctttttttaaatacagtGCATTTCACAGGTGAACTGCCCCCTTCCTACAAATGATGTATTATTTTACTTGATGAAGAGGCGATTTGCCTCCGAAAAGATTTATGTTTAAAAACAGAATATTTGCAACATCTCCATTTGTGACAGCAGTGCTGCACCTGGCAGTGCTATTCAGTTTGAAGTCCTTTTTTCTTCACTACttaggttcacatcaccatttagctttctgttcttctgatccatcaaaaagcgggatcctgtaaaaaaattaaaaaataaaacagatcctgttgcatcaTCCGTTTGAGCAATTTCAGTCTAAGATCCCtttttttagatgggaaaaaaatctagcatgcagtacttttttctgcccaaaaaaaaaaaacggatctcaaacGGAAACAGAGGCAacagtctattttttttttttttacaggatgtttttttcccccctgatggatcagaagaacggaaagctaaacagtgatgtgaactcagccttaggctacatgcacacgactgttgcgtgttttgcggtccgcaaattgcggatccgcaaaacacggatggcgtccgtgtgccttccgcaatttgcggaacggcatgtacagccattaatataagtgcctattcttgtccgcaaaacagacaagaataggacaggttatattttattgcggaccacagaatggagcaacggatgcggagcaacggatgcggagcaacggatgcggagcaacggcgtgctgtctgcatcttttgcggtcccattgaagtgactgggtccgcatccaagccgcaaaaactgtggcttggatgcggatcaaaacaacggttgtgtgcatgtagccttacccgGATTCCACCGGTGATTTACTAACGCAACCGGCCTGAGGACGTGGGTATCAGCAAGGAGGAGCACCAGCCATGACACGGCCGAGAAAAAGATCACTCTTGTATACCTGCTGTGACTATCACAATACAAGTGAGTACAATACTTACCTATATCTTGATCATTACTTCACCCAATGGTATTTTGCACGAGGTGCTGCCTCTCTATGTTGTTTTTCTCTTGTTTGGAAAGAAAGGGCATTTTTCTATACTAATGTCTCCTGCATAAACAGATCAGTAGGCATGGAGGTGTTACAAAGGGACGTGGAGTCCCCCTGGCTCCATACTATAGAGACATCAGCTCTCTATATGCAGCCATGTGGTGCAGAATTTCAGAgcaaggcctcacgcacacaaaCGTTTTCCATCTGGGCCCATGCTGCAGTCCGCAAattcaatgcacgggcaccgaccatcCGGCCACGGCGTGCAGACGCGGACCCATTCCGGGCAGAAACTTTGAGGtacttccatggggttccatGCGTCCGTTCTGCaccgaccttccggattgcaTGATGCGGGGTGTACGTGgctggtgcccatgtattgcggaccccctCTAGATGTGTATTAGAGTCGATGGTGTAGTAGAGGTGATGAGGGTGCAGAGCCAATGGCATTACAAAACTAaatatgtagcagtgctgatgTTCTAGTGCTGATGGTGTAGTGGACCTtctgatgtagcagagatgatggGGTGGCAGAATTGACTTTGCAGAGCTGATGATGAAGTAAAGTTGAATATGTAGTGGAGCTGATCATGTAGTATCACCTGAGCCAGGAGGAATGACCTAGAGGGGTGATGTGATGTGTCCCTAAGAGGCATTttactgctgggtcacatgccacttggggacatgtAGACAGAGGTACGACTACAGCACTCATCCATGGGGGTGCACTCATGGGGCTTACGTGGGTGCACGTCCCAGAATGATCTCTTCCACCCCAGAAATCTGAACAAGTACTCAAGGTTTAGTTTGAGACAGCACACCAGATGATCTTCagaaaatgtatacttttattgATTTTTCAACATCAGTGGTACATATTATAGCTTGTAAACATGTACGCCGTGAAACCCGTCATTTGTCTCACACGGCTTAATGAAGCTATAATATGTACCACTGATGTTGAAAAATcaataaaagtatacattttctGAAGATCATCTGGTGTGCTGTCTCAAACTAAACATTGAgtacttggggacatgtcaccgtGAGGCTAGTCATAGCTGCAGCCGTGCACCTGAACCCATCTGTACTGGATGTTTACATGGGGGGACCAAAGTGCAGTGAAGGCTAGCAACGGGTAAccagtaagtatgcttcccttcaaaGGTCCAGTGGAGTAGGGGTGGAATTTAAGTCATAACTCTTGAAGACAgatcatcaacatcagattgaTAGGGATGGGAGAACAGCTCCACCGATCAGTTATTTTTAGGAGCTGTTCTCCCAGGCACCGAAACACTACAGTTCCATACACTATATAGTGGCAGTGCCCGGATTTCTGGACTTTATCccttgccaatctgatattgatgacctatcccaaagGTGATCAATAGTGAACTTtcagaaacccctttaactgtacaaAGTAACACACAATTCGCCCCTACTGACATAAACACCCACCATTGCTAAGTAGTGACATCCAGTATTATTTCATCCAGGAGGCTCAGAAAGCTGGATGTCACCTACTATAGGGATGTCATGTTAgtaatggaagaaaaaaaaaacacatgaagtaACTCGATAGAAATTGACAACTCAAATTGTCATTATTTAAGTAGAAATGCTATTTAGCCATAGAACATATATAGTTAGATTTATACATGTAAGTATACaacaaaaaagctaagtaataccATTGCACAATATTATACATAGGCAGCAATTTCTAAACAAGATATGCAAAGAAGATGTGTTTGGGTGTATCTCCTAAATGACCAATGGTCTTAGACAAGTGTCCATTTCTGCTGACCCTTCCTCTATAAAATCCAAGTGACCTGAGACACAGCACAGACCTCCCAAACCTTAACCTGCAGCTCACTGCAACTATACACAAGCAAGATGACTTTCACTGacactgagaaggctgcaattGTGTCCATCTTGGGCAAAGTCTCCGGAAATGTGAGCGCTCTCGGTGCTGAAGCTTTGGAAAGGTAATTATATAattttcttaaaagtaaatggcTTTATGGGTGTGTTGGGTGACAGAATATTGGGCTGTATCCTGAGTATACATTACCATAGAGCCATTACTGCTATTAGTGGTATGGCCACTGTATTCTTACAATTATGGCTATTTAAATGGTAGTTTTGCTTTCAGTTGCATTTCCCAGTATAGTTTTCTCCATTCGTGCTTCCACAATTTTTGTTGCTTTAGCACTGGCAGTGCCTTAGCTCCATTCCCACAATGTACTGATCTCTGGTGATAGGAACTAACATGATTCTGGATTTAGCTTTCATTATATAGGAAATACAATGTACCTTCAAAATAACATAGCAATAATACAAATCAATGTATCAAAACATAATACAGATAGAGTTATATTGCTCTATGAGTCAAGTGATAGTAATGGCTATGCTTGCAACTGTTAACAGACCAGTACATGTTCAGTTTCATTTGACTTTATTTCTCTTTAATCTCAGGCTGTTCCTGGGCTTCCCTCAGACCAAGACTTACTTCAGCCACTTTGACCTGAGCCATGGATCTACTGATCTCCAGACACATGGAGGCAAGGTCTTGGGTGCTCTTGCAGAGGCTGGCAAACATCTGGACAACTTGGAGGGATCCTTGTCCAAACTGAGCGACCTGCATGCCTATAACCTGAGAGTGGACCCCGGAAACTTCAAAGTAAGACTCAATCACTTTACAAATAAGATGCAAAAAATGGTGATGAAGATATCAGGAATGTTATTATTCCTGGATGAGTTATTGTTCCAAAATCATTATATTTTCAGTAATTCTTGGCTGGagattaggctctgttcacactagcatACATGTTTCATTCTGTCAGATTTGAATCTTCTCTAACAGAAAGAATAGCAAACAAAAATGGAAACCTTACAGACCCATTATAAGACAAAGGGAGCCATTAGAATTTCATATTCAAAACCAATCTGTCATATTATCAGCCATCtccagtgaggtctaagccttgCACAGTGAGTTATTGTAATACATGTACAGTAATAGGATGGTTTGTTGGATTATAATAATTATGTTTCTGTTACAGCTGCTGTCTCACTCCATCCTGGTCGTCCTGGCATCTCACTTCTCCGCTGACTTTGACGCCACCACCCATGCTGCTTTTGACAAGTTCCTTGCAGTAGTGTCTCATGTTCTCACCTCCAAATACAGATAAATGGTTCAATTATCAATTTTCTTCTAAATAAAATATCTGAATTCAAATTT from Bufo gargarizans isolate SCDJY-AF-19 chromosome 8, ASM1485885v1, whole genome shotgun sequence encodes the following:
- the LOC122945295 gene encoding hemoglobin subunit alpha-4-like is translated as MTFTDTEKAAIVSILGKVSGNVSALGAEALERLFLGFPQTKTYFSHFDLSHGSTDLQTHGGKVLGALAEAGKHLDNLEGSLSKLSDLHAYNLRVDPGNFKLLSHSILVVLASHFSADFDATTHAAFDKFLAVVSHVLTSKYR